In the genome of Herpetosiphon gulosus, the window TCACGAGCCATCCTCCTTGGTATACTGATCGCGGAAGTGATGACGGGCACGATGTAGGCGTACCCGAACGGTTGAGACGTTTTCGCCGAGAATCGCAGCAATTTCGCTGGGACTGAGGCCAACACAGTGTGCTAGGATGAGCAATTCGGCCTCGCGTCGGTTGATGCGCACGAGGCAATCTCGCACATCTTGGGCGGTTGCAACTGCATGATCATGGGATGGAGTGCTGGTTTGAAAGGGCAGCCAGCGCCAGCGGCGGTTGCGCCGCAACATATCAATAACCAAATTTCCACCAATCCGACAGAGCCATGCATAGGGATATGAGGGTAAGGCTTGGGTGCGTAAGGCAACCTGTGTCCGTGCAAATGTTTCCTGCAGAATATCAGCTGCCTGTTCCTCATCGCCGAGCAATCGCACAAAATAGCGAAATAGCGCGAGATGATAGTGATCAAACCACTCGGCCAAATATTCCCTTACGGCAGCCTCGGCCAGTGGTACTGCGTCAACCACCATAGACAGTCCTTCCATCCACGTCGAAAAAACTGCCTTTAAAGACGAATAAACTAAGGCTATCATTTCATCATAGCGAAATATTGGGTCAATTGTTGCGCTGCGTGATGTTTTGAGCTGGTAGTGGGCATTGGAGCGGGTTCGATTCGCTTGACAAACCACAAGGCTTGATCTAGATTATGCTTTGTAAGCGTTTACACAATTTTTGCTCATAATTACAACCTCAGTTAGTTGTTTTATGCCAAATTAGCTCGAAAAATATAAAAATTTAGGTAAATTTTCTGCAAGCGCTTACATAAAAATCTGATCAGTGTAACGATCAACTCCGTAGTACAAGGAGGTACCATCGATGTACGACGCACAGCCTGCCCACAAATTTACCTTTGGTCTTTGGACGGTCGGCAATGTTGGCCGTGATCCCTTTGGCGAGCCAGTTCGTAAGCCGCTGAGTCCCCCTGAGATTGTGCATTTGCTGGCAGAGGTTGGCGCTTGGGGTGTAAATTTCCACGATAACGATTTGATTCCAATTGATGCAACTCCCAGCGAACGCGACTCAATTATCAAGGCTTTTCGTGGTGCTTTAGCTGAAACCGGTCTCGTTGTGCCAATGGCGACTACTAATTTATTCAGCCATCCAGCTTTTAAAGATGGTGCGTTTACCAGCAATGATCCGGCA includes:
- a CDS encoding RNA polymerase sigma factor gives rise to the protein MVVDAVPLAEAAVREYLAEWFDHYHLALFRYFVRLLGDEEQAADILQETFARTQVALRTQALPSYPYAWLCRIGGNLVIDMLRRNRRWRWLPFQTSTPSHDHAVATAQDVRDCLVRINRREAELLILAHCVGLSPSEIAAILGENVSTVRVRLHRARHHFRDQYTKEDGS